In Vigna unguiculata cultivar IT97K-499-35 chromosome 3, ASM411807v1, whole genome shotgun sequence, a single genomic region encodes these proteins:
- the LOC114176228 gene encoding transcription factor IBH1-like 1, protein MRNINTVKQEFLKKWIWGLRKYSSQKKNMSLLERKKAIKLSADLAMASTRNKTTRWSKALIANASKSSSNKVLTEHVLGSSPPPQRVRKSSANYSHSTRMRSCRRRKRAVHRPKDRVVASFIAKKLVQKRTRRLKSLLPGGEFMDDVSLVEETLDYVESLRAQVEVMRCLVTASELMILNPS, encoded by the coding sequence ATGCGAAATATCAACACCGTGAAGCAAGAATTCCTCAAAAAATGGATATGGGGTCTCAGAAAATATAGCTCTCAAAAGAAGAACATGAGTCTGTTGGAGAGAAAGAAGGCCATAAAGCTGTCAGCAGATTTGGCCATGGCTTCCACCAGAAACAAAACCACTCGCTGGAGCAAGGCCCTCATAGCCAATGCTTCCAAAAGTAGCAGCAACAAAGTCCTCACGGAACACGTGCTGGgctcatcaccaccaccacagaGGGTAAGGAAAAGCTCAGCGAATTATTCGCACAGCACAAGGATGAGAAGCTGCAGAAGAAGAAAGCGCGCAGTCCACAGACCAAAGGATAGGGTGGTGGCGAGTTTCATTGCGAAAAAGCTGGTCCAGAAGCGAACGCGGAGGCTGAAGAGTCTCTTACCAGGAGGAGAATTCATGGACGATGTGTCTCTGGTGGAGGAAACCCTAGATTATGTAGAATCACTGCGAGCTCAAGTTGAAGTAATGAGATGCCTCGTCACTGCCTCAGAGCTCATGATCCTAAATCCATCGTAA
- the LOC114176808 gene encoding VAN3-binding protein isoform X2, with the protein MASDFNLSPSDAHPETMDFLSLAWCNFAVQAIQPEPQHGSVVLLDNNSMKPLEPGSPNANPSSARMDGTDFGPLPGWKSNNVKSWIWMQQAMHPELNYNSCFRKKWVPWKQIIPLKSVSIKKWFKEIKMKKKEDQRLQRAEVHAAISIAGVAAALAAIAAENSKKESNQDRDAAVASAAALVAAQCAKVAEAMGAKKEQLSSVIGSAMSGTSASDILTLTAAAATSLKGAATLKVRSGCKNRLNGGVPVMPLEDSNDLDFDFEKGRSILAQGAELYVETPEGKYMPRSVSIILSSEAKVVLMMRKHNLFKSKKEGIVMTLHAQLYKGSEAEDADTCYLIVLTTRGGVFKLDMADDYRRYKTWSTTINHMLKISASFAKYELQFY; encoded by the exons ATGGCTTCCGACTTTAATCTATCCCCTTCAGATGCACATCCAGAGACTATGGATTTCCTTTCTCTTGCATGGTGTAACTTCGCTGTGCAAGCTATTCAGCCTGAGCCTCAACATGGATCTGTTGTTCTGCTTGATAATAACTCCATGAAGCCATTAGAGCCTGGTAGTCCAAATGCTAATCCTTCG AGTGCTAGAATGGATGGTACCGATTTCGGGCCTTTGCCAGGATGGAAGTCTAATAATGTAAAG TCATGGATATGGATGCAGCAAGCGATGCATCCTGAATTGAATTACAACAGCTGTTTCAGAAAGAAATGG GTGCCATGGAAGCAGATCATACCACTGAAAAGTGTTTCAATAAAGAAATGGtttaaagaaataaagatgaagaaaaaagaagaccAGAGATTGCAAAGAGCAGAGGTGCATGCAGCAATATCAATTGCAGGGGTTGCAGCAGCTTTAGCTGCTATTGCAGCTGAAAATTCGAAAAAGGAATCAAATCAAGACAGAGATGCAGCAGTGGCCTCTGCAGCTGCCTTGGTAGCTGCACAGTGTGCAAAAGTAGCTGAAGCAATGGGGGCAAAGAAAGAACAGCTTAGCAGTGTAATTGGATCAGCCATGAGTGGCACAAGTGCAAGTGATATCCTAACTCTCACTGCCGCAGCTGCAACAT CATTAAAAGGAGCAGCCACACTTAAAGTAAGATCTGGTTGCAAGAACAGACTGAATGGTGGAGTTCCTGTCATGCCCCTTGAAGACAGCAATGATCTTGATTTTGACTTTGAAAAAGGCAGATCAATTCTGGCACAGGGTGCTGAGTTATATGTAGAAACACCAGAAG GGAAGTACATGCCTAGATCAGTATCTATAATCCTAAGCAGCGAAGCCAAG GTTGTACTAATGATGAGGAAGCATAATCTATTCAAAAGCAAGAAGGAGG GAATTGTAATGACTCTGCATGCACAGCTGTACAAAGGTTCAGAGGCAGAGGATGCTGATACATGTTATCTGATTGTGTTGACAACAAGAGGAGGCGTTTTCAAGCTAGACATGGCAGATGATTATCGTCGTTACAAAACATGGTCCACAACCATCAACCATATGCTGAAGATTTCAGCTTCTTTTGCAAAATATGAGCTTCAGTTTTACTGA
- the LOC114176808 gene encoding VAN3-binding protein isoform X1 — MASDFNLSPSDAHPETMDFLSLAWCNFAVQAIQPEPQHGSVVLLDNNSMKPLEPGSPNANPSMEKSARMDGTDFGPLPGWKSNNVKSWIWMQQAMHPELNYNSCFRKKWVPWKQIIPLKSVSIKKWFKEIKMKKKEDQRLQRAEVHAAISIAGVAAALAAIAAENSKKESNQDRDAAVASAAALVAAQCAKVAEAMGAKKEQLSSVIGSAMSGTSASDILTLTAAAATSLKGAATLKVRSGCKNRLNGGVPVMPLEDSNDLDFDFEKGRSILAQGAELYVETPEGKYMPRSVSIILSSEAKVVLMMRKHNLFKSKKEGIVMTLHAQLYKGSEAEDADTCYLIVLTTRGGVFKLDMADDYRRYKTWSTTINHMLKISASFAKYELQFY, encoded by the exons ATGGCTTCCGACTTTAATCTATCCCCTTCAGATGCACATCCAGAGACTATGGATTTCCTTTCTCTTGCATGGTGTAACTTCGCTGTGCAAGCTATTCAGCCTGAGCCTCAACATGGATCTGTTGTTCTGCTTGATAATAACTCCATGAAGCCATTAGAGCCTGGTAGTCCAAATGCTAATCCTTCG ATGGAAAAGAGTGCTAGAATGGATGGTACCGATTTCGGGCCTTTGCCAGGATGGAAGTCTAATAATGTAAAG TCATGGATATGGATGCAGCAAGCGATGCATCCTGAATTGAATTACAACAGCTGTTTCAGAAAGAAATGG GTGCCATGGAAGCAGATCATACCACTGAAAAGTGTTTCAATAAAGAAATGGtttaaagaaataaagatgaagaaaaaagaagaccAGAGATTGCAAAGAGCAGAGGTGCATGCAGCAATATCAATTGCAGGGGTTGCAGCAGCTTTAGCTGCTATTGCAGCTGAAAATTCGAAAAAGGAATCAAATCAAGACAGAGATGCAGCAGTGGCCTCTGCAGCTGCCTTGGTAGCTGCACAGTGTGCAAAAGTAGCTGAAGCAATGGGGGCAAAGAAAGAACAGCTTAGCAGTGTAATTGGATCAGCCATGAGTGGCACAAGTGCAAGTGATATCCTAACTCTCACTGCCGCAGCTGCAACAT CATTAAAAGGAGCAGCCACACTTAAAGTAAGATCTGGTTGCAAGAACAGACTGAATGGTGGAGTTCCTGTCATGCCCCTTGAAGACAGCAATGATCTTGATTTTGACTTTGAAAAAGGCAGATCAATTCTGGCACAGGGTGCTGAGTTATATGTAGAAACACCAGAAG GGAAGTACATGCCTAGATCAGTATCTATAATCCTAAGCAGCGAAGCCAAG GTTGTACTAATGATGAGGAAGCATAATCTATTCAAAAGCAAGAAGGAGG GAATTGTAATGACTCTGCATGCACAGCTGTACAAAGGTTCAGAGGCAGAGGATGCTGATACATGTTATCTGATTGTGTTGACAACAAGAGGAGGCGTTTTCAAGCTAGACATGGCAGATGATTATCGTCGTTACAAAACATGGTCCACAACCATCAACCATATGCTGAAGATTTCAGCTTCTTTTGCAAAATATGAGCTTCAGTTTTACTGA